One Vigna unguiculata cultivar IT97K-499-35 chromosome 7, ASM411807v1, whole genome shotgun sequence genomic region harbors:
- the LOC114190749 gene encoding pectinesterase-like, with amino-acid sequence MNNFTLASILTAISALLFLATYLTNTPTRDTQKHLHFQKHIQLAQSTCQGTLYPDLCVSTLATFPDLTSKSVPQVISSVVNHTMYEVKSSFYNCTTLKKKIRNLNPLDQRALDDCLKLFEDTNVELKTTIDDLSKTTIGSKRHHDLQTLLSGAMTNLYTCLDGFAYSKGRVRDRIEKKLLEISHHMSNSLAMLKKVPQVKRTTSKSEVFPEYGNMKKGFPSWVSPNDRKLLQASVNETKFDLVVAKDGTGNFTTIGEALAVAPNSSTTRFVIHIKAGAYFENVEVIRKQTNLMFVGDGIGKTVVKGSRNVVDGWTTFQSATVAVVGEGFIAKGITFENSAGPDKHQAVALRSGADFSAFFRCSFVGYQDTLYVHSLRQFYRECDIYGTVDFIFGNAAVVFQNCNLYARKPNENQKNLFTAQGREDPNQNTGISILNCKIAAASDLVPVKSSFKSYLGRPWKTYSRTVYLKSYMEDLIDPAGWLEWNDTFALDTLYYGEYMNKGPGSNTSGRVTWPGYRVINSSTEATQFTVAEFIQGSDWLNTTGIPFFSGLS; translated from the exons ATGAACAACTTCACACTTGCATCCATTTTGACGGCCATTTCTGCATTACTCTTCTTAGCAACTTATTTGACTAACACCCCAACAAGAGACACACAGAAACACCTCCATTTCCAAAAGCACATACAACTAGCCCAATCCACGTGCCAAGGAACACTCTACCCCGACCTATGTGTCTCAACCCTTGCCACATTCCCAGATCTTACCTCAAAATCTGTCCCGCAAGTCATTTCTTCCGTGGTCAACCATACCATGTACGAGGTAAAATCATCCTTCTACAACTGCACCACCCTCAAAAAGAAGATCAGAAACCTCAACCCACTTGACCAGAGAGCCCTCGACGACTGTCTCAAACTGTTCGAAGACACCAACGTGGAGCTCAAGACCACCATCGATGATCTCTCCAAGACCACCATAGGGTCCAAGCGCCACCATGACTTGCAGACTCTGCTCAGCGGAGCAATGACCAACTTATACACGTGCCTCGACGGCTTTGCTTACAGCAAGGGGCGCGTCAGAGACAGAATCGAGAAGAAGTTGCTTGAGATATCACATCACATGAGCAACTCCCTGGCCATGCTGAAGAAGGTTCCTCAAGTGAAGAGAACAACTTCGAAATCTGAGGTGTTCCCCGAATATGGAAATATGAAAAAGGGCTTCCCCTCCTGGGTGTCCCCCAATGACAGAAAGCTTCTCCAAGCGTCTGTGAATGAAACCAAGTTCGATCTCGTCGTTGCCAAAGATGGTACTGGCAATTTCACCACCATAGGGGAAGCACTCGCTGTGGCTCCCAACTCCAGCACAACCAG GTTTGTGATACACATAAAGGCGGGGGCATATTTCGAGAATGTGGAAGTGATTAGGAAGCAGACGAATCTGATGTTTGTTGGAGACGGCATTGGGAAGACAGTAGTGAAAGGCAGTAGGAACGTTGTGGACGGGTGGACAACTTTTCAATCAGCTACTGTTG CTGTTGTAGGAGAAGGATTCATAGCAAAGGGTATAACTTTTGAGAACTCAGCAGGGCCAGACAAACACCAAGCAGTGGCCCTGAGAAGTGGTGCTGACTTCTCGGCTTTTTTCCGTTGCAGTTTTGTTGGGTATCAAGACACACTTTATGTGCATTCCCTACGCCAATTCTACCGAGAATGTGACATTTATGGCACTGTAGACTTCATTTTTGGCAATGCAGCAGTGGTGTTCCAAAACTGCAACTTATACGCACGCAAACCAAACGAAAATCAGAAGAACTTGTTCACTGCGCAAGGCAGAGAGGACCCTAACCAAAACACTGGCATATCCATCTTGAACTGCAAGATTGCAGCTGCTTCAGACTTAGTCCCTGTCAAATCCTCCTTCAAGAGCTACCTGGGTCGTCCATGGAAAACGTACTCAAGAACTGTTTATCTAAAATCTTACATGGAGGATCTGATTGACCCAGCAGGGTGGTTGGAATGGAATGACACATTTGCGTTGGATACACTGTATTATGGAGAGTACATGAATAAGGGTCCAGGTTCAAACACAAGTGGCAGAGTTACATGGCCGGGTTATAGGGTCATAAACAGCTCCACTGAGGCAACCCAATTCACAGTTGCTGAGTTTATTCAAGGTAGTGACTGGTTGAACACCACAGGCATTCCATTCTTCTCTGGTTTGAGTTGA